The segment CCACGGCGGCGATCGCACCGAAGGCGCCGACGGGTGCCAGCCACATGATCATGATGAGGATGCGGAAGACCAAGGCCTGGCCGTGCTGGATGGCTTTGAGCACCGGCTGGCCCTGGGAGCCCATGCGCTGCAGCGCGAAGCCCACGAGAATGGCGGCCAGGAGCGTGGGCAGGACCGGGATGTCGCCCGGGATGATACCCAGCAGGAAGTCAGCGGTGCTGTTCGTGGAGGTGGGGCTGTTGGGGTTGTACGGGACGAGCTTCAGTCCCTCGCCCGGATGGATGATGTTGCCTACTACCAGCCCGATGGCGAGGGCGAAGGTGGACATCACCAGGAAATAGATCAGGGCAAGTCCGCCGACCTTGCCAACTGTTGCTGCCTTGGCGATGGAGCCGATCCCCAGGACGATAGTGCAGAAGATGACCGGGGCGATCATCATCTTGATGAGTTTGATGAAGCCGTCACCCAGTGGCTTGAGGGATTTACCGACTTCAGGGAACATCAGGCCTACGACGGCGCCCAGCACAACTGCGGCGATCACGGCCATGTAAAGGTAGTGCGACTTGTCCAGCCCCTTGCGCCCGGCCTTCGCGGGTGCAATCTCTCCTCTTTGAGAGGTCATGGCTTTGCTCCTTTTAGATACTTTGGAAAGCGCCGTGGTTCCTGCAATGTCCCTGCGTCGCTCTGCTGTGATATCCATCATTGGGGGCAGCGTGACATGTATCACTGTTGCGTTCATATTGGTCACAGAACCCGTCAAAAGGAGGAGCGCGTGATCCGACGCTGGAGCATTGCCCGGAGACTCTTTGTGGCGAACCTCCTGTTAGTCCTGGCGCTGACCGCCGTTGTCGGGACGGCGGCCTTTGTGGACGCCAGGGACCGGGCCTACAACGACGCCGGCCAGCGCATGCAGGCTGTTGCCGCTGCGATTGCAGCCAATCCCCTCGTGCTACAAGCAGCCGGCACTCCGAATCCGTCCGCCGCCCTGCAGCCATACGCCCTAGTGGTGATGGCCAATGCCCACGCCGACTTCATCACCATCATGGCGCCGGACCGGACCCGCTGGACCCATGCGAATCCCGACGAAATCGGCAAGCCCTACATCGGCACCATTGATCCTGCCTTGCACGGCCAGACGTTCACCGAGGTTACGGCCGGCACCCTCGGCCCGTCGGTACGAACCATCGTTCCGGTGGAGGATTCATCCGGCGCGGTTCGGGCCCTCGTGGCCGCGGGCGTCACCGTGCGGACCGTGGACGTCGCCGTGTCGGCGCGGCTCCCCGCCATCATCGCCATCTCCCTCGCCATGCTCGCAGGAGGCTCCCTGGCCTCGTGGTTGCTGGGCCGATACCTGCGCTCCGTCACCCGGGGCTGGGGGCCGGAACAATTGGCGCAATTGTTCGCCTACTACGAGTCCGTCCTCCATTCGGTCCGCGAAGGCGTGGTCCTCATCGACACAGGCGGCAAGGTAGTCATGTACAACGACCAGGCCGCGGAGCTGCTGGGACTGGAACGGTCCGACGTCGATCCCGTCGCAGGGGTGCCCCCGCGTCTTTCGGATCTTCCCTTGGAACCGAGCCTCCACAGCCTCTTCGAATCCGGCCGGACGGCGCACGACGAAATCCACCTCACCGGCTCGCGCATCCTGGTGGTGAACCAAGAACCGGCAGTGGGGCCGCCTGGAATGAGGGGTCGGCAGCGCCCTGCCGTGTTCGGGACCGTCGCCACGCTTCGGGACAGGACGGAAATCGAGTCCCTAGGCAGCGAACTGGAGACCATGAAGACCCTGTCCGACGCCTTGCGGGCCCAGACGCACGAACACGCCAACCGTCTTCACACCATCGTTTCCCTCATGGAGCTCGGGCGTAGTGCTGACGCTCTGGATTTTGCCACCAAGGACCTTGAACTGAGCCAACAGCTGACGGACCACCTTGTGGCATCAGTGGACGAGCCTGTCCTCAGCGCGCTGATCATGGGGAAGACGGCCGAGGCGCACGAACGCGGAGCAGAGCTCACGGTCACAGTGTCCGGCGGGGACGGTCTCCAGGGTTTGGCCGTCCAGGACCTGGTGACGATCTTGGGCAACCTGCTGGACAACGCCCTCGACGCTGCGGCTGCCGCTCCCCCGCCACGCAAAGTGGAACTGGGCATCGAGTCCGGACCTGAAGGAACCACATTCACGGTTGCAGATTCCGGCAACGGCATCGATCCCCGTATCGTGGACGACGTCTGGCAGTACGGATATAGCACCAAAGCGGCGGGTATTGGCCAAAGCGCCGGGCAGGCAGCTCCCTCCCGCGGTGTTGGCCTGGCCTTGGTGCGGCAAGCAGTGAAGCGGCTTGGCGGTACGCTGTCCATCAGCGAATCCATGAGCGCCTTGGGCGGCGCGTTGTTCCGGGTGGTGATCCCCGCTGGGGACTTCAGGAAAGAAGCCGAATGACCGAAATACGCGTCCTCGTTGTCGAGGACGAACCTATAGCCGCTGATGCCCATGGCGTCTACGTCGGCCGGATTGACGGTTTCACTGTTGTTGGAACGGCGCCGGACGGGCAATCGGCCCTCCGGCTACTCAACGATTTCGCTGCTGCAGGACAGCCCGTGGACCTTGTCCTGCTGGACATGAACTTACCGGACCTTCATGGCCTGGATGTTGCCCGCCGGATGCGCGCTGCGGGGCTGCTCGCCGACATCATTGCCATCACAGCCGTCAGGGAAGTGAATATTGTCCGCAGCGCAGTGTCAATCGGAGTGGTCCAATACCTGATCAAGCCGTTCACTTTCGCAACGTTTGCGGACAAGCTCGCCAGCTACCGCATGTTCCGCGAGCAACTTGCCGCGCCGGCGTCCGGGTCGCGAGCCAGTGGCGCTTCGCAAAGCGATGTGGACCAGGCGTTCGCCAGCCTCCGTGCGCCCACTGAACTCCCACTGCCCAAGGGCCTTTCCGCCCACAGTCTGGAGTCCGTCAAGGACCTTCTCGCGAGCCTTGGCCGGGCCGTGTCTGCGAGCGAGACAACCGCAGCCTTGGGAATGTCCCGGGTCACCGCACGCCGCTATCTCGAGTACCTGGCCGACGCCGGGATGGTCACCAGGAATCCGCGGTATGGCACCCCTGGGCGCCCGGAGAACGAGTATCGCTGGAATCGGAGCTAGCCGTCCAAACAGACACCGAAACAGACACCCAAACAGCGGACCACAGCGAGTTCCAAGCCAGCCGTGATGCAGTGAATGTGGTGCAGAGCGTACGCTGGAAACGATCAGGGGATGCAAGCGTTCCGGCTATTCCGGAGCGTTTGCCGATGAACGAAGGAGTCCGGCATGGCAGCTGAAGAGATCAAGAAGGGCCTGGCCGGCGTCGTGGTCGACTACACCGCGATCTCCAAGGTCAACCCCGAGACCAACTCGCTACTCTATCGCGGATACCCCGTCCAGGAACTCGCCGCCAAATGCAGCTTCGAAGAAGTCGCCTACCTGCTCTGGCACGGCGAACTACCCACCCAGGATCAACTGACGGAGTTCTCAGCCCGCGAGCGTGCCGGCCGCGCCCTTGACGCCGTGGTCAAGCAGGTTATCGACACTCTGCCCACCACCGGACACCCCATGGACGTCTGCCGGACGGCCGCGTCAGTGCTCGGAGCCCGGCACCCCCTGGCAGGAGATTCCTCCCCCGAAGCCAACCTGGCAAAAGCCAAGGACCTCTTCGCCGCCATGCCGGCCGTGGTGGCATACGACCAACGCCGCCGCCGCGCGGCGGGCCACCCCATCGAACCCGTGGAACCCCGGGACGACCTGGGCTACTCCGCAAACTTCCTCTGGATGACCTTCGGCGAAGAACCCGTAGACGAAGTCGTCGAAGCCTTCGACGTCTCCATGATCCTTTACGCCGAGCACTCCTTCAACGCCTCGACCTTCACCGCCCGCGTCATCACCTCCACCCTCTCGGACCTGCACTCCGCCGTCACCGGCGCCATCGGCGCCCTCAAAGGCCCCCTGCACGGCGGCGCCAACGAGGCCGTCATGCACACCTTCGACCAGATCGGCATCCGCACCGAGGAATCCCTCGAGGAGGCCGCCGCACGGGCAAAAACCTGGATGGAAGATGCCCTGGCCCAGAAGAAAAAAGTCATGGGCTTCGGACACCGCGTCTACAAACACGGCGACTCAAGGGTACCCACCATGAAAGCCGCCCTGGACAAAATGATCGCCCACTACGGACGCCCCGAACTCCTCGGCCTCTACAACGGCCTGGAACAAGCCATGGACGAAGCCAAAGCCATCAAACCCAACCTTGACTACCCCGCCGGACCCACCTACCACCTCATGGGATTCGACACCCCCACCTTCACCCCGCTGTTCGTCGCCAGCCGCATCACCGGCTGGACCGCCCACATCATGGAACAAACCGCATCCAACTCCCTCATCCGCCCCCTCAGCGAATACAACGGCGTGGACGAACGGCACCTGCCGTAATCCTCGGAACGTACGACGGCGGGCCGGCCACCTGAGTGGGCCCATGCGAGCAGGGTTCCCTAACCGGCCCGCCGTCGTAACTCAAGCTATTGAGTGAGCTGCAGGCTGGTGATCATTTCCTTCAATTTCGCGTACTCGGGTGTGCCCATGTATGTCTTGGCATCCTCCATTGTGGCGAAGGTCGGGGCCCCCGACCCCTGGCTAGCCCGGTCCGCGAAGGACAGCGTGCCCTTGGGAGCGCCGCTGACCACTGTGTACATCAATTCCGGGCACGTATCGCTCAGTTGACCGCTGGACTTGTCCACCAGACCCACTTCATAGCTCAGGCCCTTGCCCACCGCGGATTGATCCAGAACGCGGTATGAAAAACGGACACCCGCCGACTGCGCCCATGCACCGTTCAAGGCCGATGGGGCCGTATCAAGCTCCGTCATTTTGTAGCGCTCATTGGGACCGCAGGCGCCACCGAGGCCACCACCGGAGCCGTAGTACAGATGCGCCACCTTCCGGCCAGACTCATCCGCGACCTCAATCCCCGAGGCCGGGAAGTCCGCGGTCCCTGCAGGAACATCCTTGGCTGTCCACCCGGTTGGAAGGCTGAACTGCACGTTGGCCTTGTCGCTCTTGAAGAGACTCGAAGTTGCCACGTTGCTTGGCTTCAGTGACAGCGAGATCAGCATCCGCTTCATGTCCTGGTATTCCTGTGTCTGCATGTAAGCGCGAGCTTCCGCAACCGAGTTGAAAACGAGCGGCGCGTTGGAGCCATCGGCCGCCATCGCCCAGACGTCCCCGAAGTCGACGAAAGGTACATTACTCGGTCCGGTAATGCCGTTAATCTGCTGGCACACGGGTGTTCCTGGCAGCTTCTGTTCTTCTGAAAGCGCCACGGTCCCGTAAACGCGGTCTCCTGTAATCACGGTGAACGTAAAACGTGACGGACCAAGCGCGGAACCTTTGAGCGCGGAAAACTCAGCAACCTTATCGGGCTTCTGCGGGATATCCAGATCCACTGAATCAAGGACGGCGACCGGCTTGGGCGCAGCGCAGCCACCAATGGTCCGGTCGTAGACCAGGTTCAATGCGGCAACCTGCTTGTTGCCGGAGTTTCGGACGCTGACGCTGTTATACGCCTTGCCGGCAATCATCGTCGGCGTCTCGATCGCGGTCCAGCTATCAGGCAATTCGAACGTCGCCTGCGACGTTGAGTCTGTGAACGTCTTCCATGGGACCGCCGGAGCCTGACTTGCTGTCGGTGTGGCCGTGGGCGTTGCCGAGGCTGAAGGCGTCACGGTCGCAGCCGAAGTCACAAGCCCTGAGTTGGCGGGAACGGGGGCTCCCGTTAACGTGCCCAGATTTGAAACTACCAGCACACCAGCCGTTACGGCAGCTGCAGCGATAGTGAGCAATCCAGCAATGCGCACGGCGCGCTGCCGCTTGGCATCGGCCAAGGACCGAACATTCGGCGGCATCTTGTCAACGGCTTCGGAACGGTCCGTGACAATTTTCCCCAGTACCGTCTCGGCGTCGGGGACCGCAGCTGGATCTGTTTTCAGCGGATCGGTCGCTGAGATCAAATTCTTGATGGCATCCATCTCATGCCCCCATTTTCTGTGAAGCGGTCCCGGCCTGGACCGGCATCGTCTTGCGGAAGGCCTCCCGGGCGCGGTGCAGGCGCACCTTTGCGGCCGATTCGCTGCATTGCAGCACCCCGGCGATTTCCGCGATCGAGAACTCATCCCAATACGCGAGTTGCAGGACGTCACGGTCCTTTTCCCGCAATGCAGCCATGGCGTGCTCCACGAGTTCGTTGCCTTTGCCATCTGCTTCAATGACACTCGCTGATTCCATCAGCCGAAAATGCAACGCTTGTTGACGTTCGTAGCTACGGTAGGCGTTCCCCAGCAGGTTCCGGGCCACTGCAAACAGCCAAGCGGGTTCAAACACTCCGGCGTCGTCCCATTTCTGCCACGCCACACGGAACACGTCCGCAGCGAGCTCCTGCGCCAATTCCGGATCAGTCACCCGTCTTCGGACAAAACGGAATACGCGTGGGTAACAGTCCTTGTGAAGCGCAATAAACACCAGCTCCCGGTCTGAAAGCATCGGTCCCCCTTTTGAAATTGAGCCTAGATTTGCCTGCTACGAAGGTAATTTCCAGGCAGGAGGACAAAGTTACAGTTCACTGCAAGCTTTTTGAGAATCTTTCAGGAGTTAGAGAGCAACGCCCGAATCCAGCCAT is part of the Arthrobacter methylotrophus genome and harbors:
- a CDS encoding sensor histidine kinase; translation: MIRRWSIARRLFVANLLLVLALTAVVGTAAFVDARDRAYNDAGQRMQAVAAAIAANPLVLQAAGTPNPSAALQPYALVVMANAHADFITIMAPDRTRWTHANPDEIGKPYIGTIDPALHGQTFTEVTAGTLGPSVRTIVPVEDSSGAVRALVAAGVTVRTVDVAVSARLPAIIAISLAMLAGGSLASWLLGRYLRSVTRGWGPEQLAQLFAYYESVLHSVREGVVLIDTGGKVVMYNDQAAELLGLERSDVDPVAGVPPRLSDLPLEPSLHSLFESGRTAHDEIHLTGSRILVVNQEPAVGPPGMRGRQRPAVFGTVATLRDRTEIESLGSELETMKTLSDALRAQTHEHANRLHTIVSLMELGRSADALDFATKDLELSQQLTDHLVASVDEPVLSALIMGKTAEAHERGAELTVTVSGGDGLQGLAVQDLVTILGNLLDNALDAAAAAPPPRKVELGIESGPEGTTFTVADSGNGIDPRIVDDVWQYGYSTKAAGIGQSAGQAAPSRGVGLALVRQAVKRLGGTLSISESMSALGGALFRVVIPAGDFRKEAE
- a CDS encoding response regulator, whose amino-acid sequence is MTEIRVLVVEDEPIAADAHGVYVGRIDGFTVVGTAPDGQSALRLLNDFAAAGQPVDLVLLDMNLPDLHGLDVARRMRAAGLLADIIAITAVREVNIVRSAVSIGVVQYLIKPFTFATFADKLASYRMFREQLAAPASGSRASGASQSDVDQAFASLRAPTELPLPKGLSAHSLESVKDLLASLGRAVSASETTAALGMSRVTARRYLEYLADAGMVTRNPRYGTPGRPENEYRWNRS
- a CDS encoding bifunctional 2-methylcitrate synthase/citrate synthase, which encodes MAAEEIKKGLAGVVVDYTAISKVNPETNSLLYRGYPVQELAAKCSFEEVAYLLWHGELPTQDQLTEFSARERAGRALDAVVKQVIDTLPTTGHPMDVCRTAASVLGARHPLAGDSSPEANLAKAKDLFAAMPAVVAYDQRRRRAAGHPIEPVEPRDDLGYSANFLWMTFGEEPVDEVVEAFDVSMILYAEHSFNASTFTARVITSTLSDLHSAVTGAIGALKGPLHGGANEAVMHTFDQIGIRTEESLEEAAARAKTWMEDALAQKKKVMGFGHRVYKHGDSRVPTMKAALDKMIAHYGRPELLGLYNGLEQAMDEAKAIKPNLDYPAGPTYHLMGFDTPTFTPLFVASRITGWTAHIMEQTASNSLIRPLSEYNGVDERHLP
- a CDS encoding sigma-70 family RNA polymerase sigma factor; the protein is MLSDRELVFIALHKDCYPRVFRFVRRRVTDPELAQELAADVFRVAWQKWDDAGVFEPAWLFAVARNLLGNAYRSYERQQALHFRLMESASVIEADGKGNELVEHAMAALREKDRDVLQLAYWDEFSIAEIAGVLQCSESAAKVRLHRAREAFRKTMPVQAGTASQKMGA